In Novosphingobium kaempferiae, the DNA window CTGCGACGCCAGCCTCCCCCATCGCATGGCTGATCTGATCGAGCCCTTTGGTGACGTCGCCCGCTGCGTAGAGGCCGGCGATCGTGGTGCGTTGATGCCGGTCGACGACAAGGCATCCCTCGTCCGTGGCCTTCGCCCCAAGGGTGGTAGCAAGCTCGGATCGGATCGCGGACCCGAGCGCGGGATAAACGGTATCGAACCGCGCCTTTCCGCCAGGGACAGGCACAATAATCTGGTCGCCCTCGATGACCAGAGGTTCGCAAGGTCCGTCCTTGAGCACCACTCGGGCATCGACCAGTCTTTGCCGTTCGATGTCGCTGAGCGCATGATCACCCGCCGGAGAGACGAGCGTGACGTCGCGCGAATACATTCGCAAAAACAGGGCTTCGTTATGGCCGTGGGTCTGTGTGCCTATGACAGCGATGCGCTTGTCCGTTACCTCATAGCCGTCGCAGATAGGGCAATAGCGCAACAGTCCCCGCCGCAGGGCGATGTCATGAATGTCCAGCGCCATTGGCGGACGGTTGTTGACGACGCCCGTCGCCAGCAAGACCGAACGCGCACGCCATCTCCGCGAACCGCTCTTCGCCATGAACCCTGCTTTCGCCCGTGCAAGAGACTCGATGGCCCCCGACACGACGTTGACCCCGAACTCTCCAGCTTGCGCGCGCATCCGCGCGAGCAGATCGGGCCCCGTGATGCCACCGGGAAATCCGGCATGATTGTGGGTCAGGGGTATGAGCGACGCTCGGCTTCCGCCTGCATCCACGATCCGGATCGAAAGTCGAAACCGTGCGAGATAGATGGCCGCCGTCAGCCCGGCAGGCCCCCCGCCGATGATCAAGCAGTCGAGCGGTGGGTCCTCGTCCCTCGCGTCTGAAGCTAAGATCGTCATGATGCGACGTCGCCCAGGCCTGGCGCCCCCGGCAGTGTAAAGGGCGTTTCGCTTAGACTGCGTGCCTGCGTCATCGTATCAGTTTCCGCTCAACGGCGACGGGCGCTGCGGGCCAATCGCCTTCCTTCAAAGATGGGAGCGCCTCGAAGCGATCGAGGGCACAGACCAGTTCGAGTTTCTCGCAGGCGAAGCGGATATCTGCGCGCGCGACCGCTCGGAGAGTCTCTGCGATGCCACCGACGCCGTCCGAGGCCACCACCACATAACTGACGTGCCCCGTCTCGCACGCCACTAGCGCCTCGACCGCCTTGCCCACGGCCCGGCCATCTGCGGTTACGACCGGCATCCCGCTGATGCCCGTGGCGGTGAAAAGATCGGGGTGACGTGATCGGCGACTTGCCGCCTCGGCCGACTTACCGCCGTCCTCATAGGCGCGTTGCCGGCCAAGCCACCGCCAGATGCCGACAATGTTGACGAAGGTCAGGAAAACGTTGGTGGCGAGGAGGTTGGTCTGCCCGGTTGCGAAACCGAGGAGTGACCAGGCAAGAGATCCA includes these proteins:
- a CDS encoding NAD(P)/FAD-dependent oxidoreductase, which produces MTILASDARDEDPPLDCLIIGGGPAGLTAAIYLARFRLSIRIVDAGGSRASLIPLTHNHAGFPGGITGPDLLARMRAQAGEFGVNVVSGAIESLARAKAGFMAKSGSRRWRARSVLLATGVVNNRPPMALDIHDIALRRGLLRYCPICDGYEVTDKRIAVIGTQTHGHNEALFLRMYSRDVTLVSPAGDHALSDIERQRLVDARVVLKDGPCEPLVIEGDQIIVPVPGGKARFDTVYPALGSAIRSELATTLGAKATDEGCLVVDRHQRTTIAGLYAAGDVTKGLDQISHAMGEAGVAATTIRNDLATIAPLLR
- a CDS encoding PRC-barrel domain-containing protein, which translates into the protein MIAAMMTAANLGARVTGWGFVIFTAGSLAWSLLGFATGQTNLLATNVFLTFVNIVGIWRWLGRQRAYEDGGKSAEAASRRSRHPDLFTATGISGMPVVTADGRAVGKAVEALVACETGHVSYVVVASDGVGGIAETLRAVARADIRFACEKLELVCALDRFEALPSLKEGDWPAAPVAVERKLIR